A single region of the Methanobrevibacter ruminantium genome encodes:
- a CDS encoding tetratricopeptide repeat protein gives MPIMSFGSQNINIITNKKAMTVRKLWKTPLKVGDRLHCYWNLASKEKKKIFEAQVTDVKTLPFKEIKNNDKLAQEEGYADSNEMVKEFKKMYPDGISDEDLFQVIYFEKLDINKWKGEKIDQKEMITQRADILFDTGKYDKSVLCYNAALKIDPNDVYLLNKKGDNLSRLDRFDESIECYDKALEIEGDNEYIWNNKAIAMLNSGNIEEALEASNGALNANPNNPVVLYWRGFILEILAEFDKALEVYDKLITIDDTNPEVWNARGNVLTDMERPEEALEAYDKALELCLEDSEIDATAQNRKGNALLDLGRFEEAIECYDKAIELEPRNTSFLLNKGVVLMELDR, from the coding sequence ATGCCAATCATGTCCTTTGGAAGTCAGAACATAAATATAATCACAAATAAAAAAGCTATGACTGTAAGGAAGTTATGGAAAACACCTTTAAAAGTTGGAGACAGACTTCATTGCTATTGGAATTTAGCTTCTAAAGAAAAAAAGAAAATTTTTGAAGCTCAAGTTACTGACGTTAAGACACTCCCATTTAAAGAAATCAAAAACAATGATAAGCTAGCCCAAGAGGAAGGATACGCAGATTCCAATGAAATGGTGAAGGAATTTAAAAAGATGTATCCTGATGGAATCTCTGATGAAGATTTATTCCAGGTGATCTATTTTGAAAAGCTAGACATCAACAAATGGAAAGGGGAAAAAATTGACCAAAAAGAGATGATTACTCAAAGGGCAGACATTTTATTTGATACAGGTAAATATGACAAGTCTGTCTTATGTTATAATGCTGCATTAAAGATTGATCCAAATGATGTTTATCTTTTAAACAAAAAAGGGGACAATTTAAGCAGGCTCGACCGTTTTGATGAATCCATTGAATGTTATGACAAGGCTTTGGAGATTGAAGGGGATAATGAATACATCTGGAACAACAAGGCAATAGCTATGCTTAACTCTGGAAATATAGAGGAAGCACTTGAAGCAAGCAATGGTGCATTGAATGCAAACCCTAACAATCCAGTAGTTCTCTATTGGAGAGGATTTATTCTAGAAATCTTAGCAGAATTCGATAAGGCCTTAGAGGTTTATGATAAATTGATTACCATTGATGACACCAACCCAGAAGTTTGGAATGCACGTGGAAATGTATTGACTGATATGGAAAGGCCTGAAGAGGCATTGGAAGCATATGACAAGGCATTGGAATTATGTTTGGAAGATTCTGAAATAGATGCAACAGCACAAAACAGGAAAGGAAATGCTCTCCTTGATCTTGGTAGATTTGAAGAGGCAATTGAATGTTATGATAAAGCGATAGAGCTTGAGCCAAGAAACACTTCATTCCTATTGAACAAGGGAGTTGTATTGATGGAACTTGACAGATT